The DNA sequence CaaatcggacagtccgatttgtgtactgcaaattttttttattttttaaaatataaattgaaggGTCCGATTTGCTCTTAACATCACAACTGCGTAAAATACGCATACACTCCATAAGTACGTCTTACACTATTTATCCTTCCATATCTAAATTAGAAAGTgaatttttcattatttaatttttttttacatatttttttttgtctcacttaacaaaaaattataaaaaaaattacatttttattcatcataatgataatattatataaagaaaaaatataaagagataaTAAATTTagtgtataatgtgtacaataggagcaaaaaagaaattaagatcagatgataattaatttaattaatttttaataatttttcattttgaattaagAAAATAAGAATTTGCAACAGCAGCAGTTACGTATACCGCAAACCTCCCCTCTTCGCATGTGATTTAACTTCTTCAGGTATTTCACCCCCAAATCACTCTTCCTACTCCCGTCATCGTGGTGGAATCGTCATCAAATAACCATTTgcgtagttattaaaataatcatcaagTTATCTAGTGAAATGATCATCGTTAATTGTATATACTTAAACTGAATCGAACAAAATAACtatccaattaaaaattaaaataaccatctacatACTTAGTAAATTGAACATCCAGCACATTTGCGAGGTAGATAGAGTCAACGACAACAAGATTGTGAAAGAGAACAGAATTAAATCAGAGGTGTtaaagaagagagaaaacaaattcTTAGCATAAACATCTAGTTACAagtaaaaccaaattcatcaattaAACATATTCAACAACTAATCTTTGGTAGCAGGTCGACAACGGCTGGCGGTGGGTGCTGTTGCAGTAAAGAGGCCGAGCTCTTCAGCGTCCACGAGTGCGGCGATCTACGATGCTAGGGCGGCGGAAGCAGAATGCGACCACCAGGCTGGGTACCAGCGTGGGAGAGAGCGGCGAGCCAGGCACTAGAAACGTGCAACCGGAACGACAATGGCTTGCCTCCACGTGACAGGAAGGAGGCGTCCGTCCGAGCTGTTGGCTGCCGGCGATGGAGACACACGCATGCAAGAGAGGCGGATGGACTGGAGTTGAAGCTGAACGCCATGAGGGTTGGATGGTTAGTGAAGGAGGACGGGATGGTTGCCGCCTTGGGAGGAAGAAAGATTTAGGGGTGAAAACGGTTTGTAATTAGGGTTTGGATGGTTGTTTTTGTGAAAAAACTGAATGGAAATTTTTGGATTTAGGGTGATTTGTGAAGTGGTTTTATTCCTATTGGGCTAAATAACCAGCCAATTGTATACGGATTGTTAAAATTTCTCATTGTCTTTCTAGCAGAATTCTTGTGTAAAAAAGATATAGAATCTGTGCATCATTTATTTTTTAGCTGTGAGTTTACGTGATAGGTGTGATGCACTTGTTTGACGTATGCTGATAGAGTTTGGGCTATTTTAGGAACTGTCAAAGGACTTTTTGAgagttggattggagtgtctggTTGTAACTCTGAGCAAAAGAAGTAGCTAATAGGATTTTTTGCAGTTATTTAGAACATTTAGTTAGAACAAAATAGTAGAATATTCCAGAACTCAAAGACATGTGTTAATGGAATTAAGAATACGTCGTTTTTGAGTTATAAAAAATGATGTAATATTAATCCGTTTGGTTATTGATAGCAATACCATatataacaatatatttttagtttttattttattgtattaaactttttttaataaaaaaatcacactttgtaaaaacaaataataaaaaaacaaaagagaattcATTCTCCACGATTGTGCTACTTTTATTATACCAGATCtggatttggatttggatttgATATTGCTGACACTATTCAGGCGGCTTTTTTCTTTTATCCTTGCTGTATTGGCTGCTtaataaattatcaaaatcaaattgtttTCGTTACTTAGTCAGTCGTTAGGTGAGCTTGTGGAGTTGCAGGTTCCACGctccattcattcattcattttttttatttccaaaaataatcaTAAGTGGTGAAAGCTAAGGTTgatagtttttttaaataaaaattgctATTGCATAATATACATATAGATTACAAGAAGTTTAAAATATGTACGATAAGTATAATTAAGttaacaaattataaaaaaaatttaagtaataaTTTATCATATCCTCTTGTAACACATTAATTAAACTCTTAATAATATCTGCTCCTTAAACATACTATAAAGAGAAAATACTCAATTTAATCATCAAGTTATACTCGACCCTCAATTTAGTTCTTAAAATTTCAATTgccttaatttaatttttaaacttttcaATTGACTCTGTGATGAAAACCACTTCAGGGAGTAacgtgattaaaatttaaaaaatttagaaattaaattgaggtaattaaaactttaaaaactaAATTGAGACTCAAATATATTAAAGACCAAACTGAGTATTTTCTCTATTATAAATAAATGGAGatttataactcaaatggcataatcttccCGTACTCACCTAATATTGTGTATTCTACTTATCATCGAGAAGATCAATATgacattaattatttttattaattttcgtaTAAAATGTGTATATTATATGATTATGTCcatattaattattagaaaatCCTTACAACACCGGAAGTAAACGATGTAATCATATTCATGCACTAACTATTGAGCAGTTCCTTTCGGTTGAAAACCATTATGTATAAACATAAACATGGAGAAATAGTTCAAGTTACTATAAAGAAACAAGGAACAATCATAGTAGTGTTAAACATCAAAACATATATATGCCTTGATATCTTAAACCACGGAGAGCAGCATCATATCATAAGTTTAATAACGATAGATGAACGTAATATTCATGTCCAACAAGCAATGAAACATAAGTGATATATTCTTGACACAATTTCTCACTTGAGATGTTTAGGAAACCAGTCCAAAACAAAGTGATGAGCCTCCTCAGCATCCTTCACTGCTTTTGAATCTTGAGGGTCATACCTCACAGTCCAACCATGTGCCACCTTTGGAACTACCTTAACATAACTGTCAACCTGCACCAAACCAATAAAATCAGTTTCATCAATCATCACATGTCTCACCGGTTGACAACAAATTGAAGGAAAGGAAATATATCTGACCCGAGGTTTAGCCTTCAGGACTTCTTCAAACTTCTTTATAAGTTCTGGAGGGGAAACTTGATCTATTTCAGCTCCAAGAATGCCAATTGGAATATCAACAGCTGAAAAGGTATCAAGgccaatgattaagtgaaagagTTAGAATTGAGAAGAATCTGTCTGCCATTACAATATTGGAAATACATACCACTGATATCTTCAACAGTGACAAATGTTGGATGTAACAGCACAGCAACTTGGATAAGTTTAGGTTTTGCAAGTTCAACCACAACCTTAgctgagagaaagaagagaacatatAGTGTGAGTTCAGTGTTAACTTAGCTGTGTTGATAGCTTTAAATCCAACCACCAATAAGGATCATAATAAGAGGCACTCACCACCCCAACAAAAACCAACTGCACCAATAGCAGAGATACCTTTACTTTTTAAGGCTTCAACAACGGGTTTTGCATCTTCAAAACCTTTAtcctaataaataatagaatagctAAGCATCAAAGGTGTCACAACTTGGGTATATATAGCCGATCTGAGATACTTAGCATTAAGATTATAAACCAGCCATAACAGTGGTACTATGGCAAGCCAATTTCAAGTTATAATAAGATTAAGTAACTAAGTAATAGTGTAATACTCAGTCACATATCCTCCAAAATCAGAGTTATCTAAGTTCAAATTTGAATTAAATGATGATACCAATAATACACACTTTTCTTCAATAAAGAAAGTTATGAACAAAGAAATaatgttaaatcattaaaaagAACTAACCGTTCCATGATCTTTTAACCACTCTCCTATAGGTCTGTTAGGATTCTGAGGATCATAGGGTTCACCATAAAAGAAGTCCGGAACAACCACATAGTAACCAGAAGCCG is a window from the Arachis hypogaea cultivar Tifrunner chromosome 1, arahy.Tifrunner.gnm2.J5K5, whole genome shotgun sequence genome containing:
- the LOC112705320 gene encoding endo-1,3;1,4-beta-D-glucanase, yielding MAGAECCSNPPTLNPNAGIGHVEKFAGLDSYLTGSSHSNLAVLLISDVFGYEAPNLRKLADKIAASGYYVVVPDFFYGEPYDPQNPNRPIGEWLKDHGTDKGFEDAKPVVEALKSKGISAIGAVGFCWGAKVVVELAKPKLIQVAVLLHPTFVTVEDISAVDIPIGILGAEIDQVSPPELIKKFEEVLKAKPRVDSYVKVVPKVAHGWTVRYDPQDSKAVKDAEEAHHFVLDWFPKHLK